From the genome of Eriocheir sinensis breed Jianghai 21 chromosome 55, ASM2467909v1, whole genome shotgun sequence:
CAGTCTTTTTGAATGCTTCGGCCCCGGTCTGCCGCGTCGTTATACTCCTCGATCAACGCCTTTATCtcgtcagggagagagagaacctcGGCGTACTGCAGGTagctgagggaagaggaggagacacgtGTTAGGCGTGAAGGGGAAGGAGCTGCAGGCAAGGAATGCGCGCCGTGCTCTAAGGAGCGTGCTCATGGGTGCCTGGATAGTGACTGAGGCGTTACTGATAATAGCATGCGTCTTGTAATGTCGGTGACCTACTGGATGAGACTGGCTGCGTGTTAGCGATTGCCTGTATGAAATGATGAGGGTCTCGGCGCCTTACCTGAACAGATCGACAAGGCGAGCTGCTGGAACCCCAAAGCGGGAGGTGTTTTGGTGAATTTCGCAGATGAGGCGCTTCTGGCACTCCAGGTCAGCAGGGTCGAACTTCCTCCAGGCCTCCTCTCCGATAGCAATCCAGTCGATGATGGAGAACTTCTCCCAGTCGATGGCGTAGGGGTCGAAGGACCTGTGACGGGGAACAGTTAGTCTCGGTGCGCTACATGACGCTACATTGAGGAGTTGGTAGCATTTATGCATTATTATATACATTATTTGTATTCACAGCACAAGATTAAAGGCACAAATGTAAGCTATAAGTTTTCAGGAGATAATGCAAGACAGCCTCCGCCCATCACACTGTACAACATGCAGACATCGCTGGAAGCATCGCGGACGCCACCTTACCGTCTGTACGACGAGTAGGACGAGTATCCTCCACTGTTACCGTAGGATGAGtctgaacctgagcctgaaccataGCCACTGCCGGAGCCAGAGCCAGAGCCACAGTAGCCGTGATGGTGCAAGACACCGAGGGGAACAGCGATGCTGatagcggtggcggcaccaataGTGGCGAGACTTAAGAGGGCTGCGAGGGCGGCGGGGGGGAGGTTCAACGGGTTGAGTAGATTCAAGATGCTCGACAAATTAAAAGCGGTTGTAGTGGCGCCGGTGCCCATGGTAACCACCAAGAGGCGTCCTTCGTCATCGTAAACAAGGCCGTCGTCCACGTCGAggtcctccgcctccgccgccaggGCGAGGCTCGCCACTAGCAGGCATCCCAGTACTGTGCGGAGCATGTCGCCGCTCGGGATTATAAAGGTCAAGTGTTAAGTGATCTACGAGGGAGCTTTAGGGCCGCGGTGCACTGCTTCACTTGGTGGTGACGCGTGGCCTGCAGGAGTCTTGGCCCAGACGATGCTGTGCCTTCATTCTGCCAAGGCGGCCTTTTATATGTGGAAGAGTTCGTGACGTCAGGGCGCGGGGGCGCTGAGGGGGAAGACCTAGTGCGCTAGATAAGAAGAAATCGTTGGGCTGAAAAAATCAACCTCACTTGGTCAACAACTGTGGCCCTGCAGGAagggggggcggagggagggagaggcgccTTGCTGAccctctcactcctccctccaCCAGACATGAGCAGCAAGCCTGCAGGCTAGAGGGACCTCGCTGCTCCGGGTGTAATCGCCCTATTCTTCAGGGGCTGTAAGGGCGCTCAGACGCACGAATTTTCCTCGTTGGTCTCAGACACCGTTGGTCAAACACTCTCGGGCCGCCATGACTCAGCGGCCCGGCTGGAGGAGGGGCGCCGGCGGCCCGCCCACCAGGGGGCCTCTAAAGCTGCCACTTCCCGCAGGAGAACACTTTTGTCCTTGTCCTTCCCTCAGCGGCGGCGAGGGGTGCTGCAGGGGTACAGGCTTGTCGGCGGCCCATGGGATAGAGAGGGAACCAACCGGAGCAGCTCATTGTTCCCTTGGTCTTGAAGGAAAATAATCTCCTGCAATCTTGGGTGTCACAAATTGCCAGACACGTGCGTGTAGCTATATGCCGGTGGACCAAGGGAAGGTAAATTGCTACTGTTCACCTCTGCAGTATTACTTGAAAGCCTTTTTAACTGTTGTGCTGGCATTGAGTTCATGAATACTAACGCTTAATACCCCTTTCAATCACGGCCGAGAGGCGCCCACTGGGTATCAAGTATGGGTGTGAATGGCATGGGGGCGGGGCGGACCTGGGCGGGGCAGAGCACGCTGTTCTAAATCAGACTCGTTTATAAAGGCTGTTCCCaaccccttttcttcatttcgatCCTCGAGGTGGCCGGGAGAGGTGGCGGTGGGGCGCGGCGCTGTGGTGGAGGGAATGTTTTTTACCCTCACTAAGAAATATGGCGTCAATGAGGCCGCCTGGCGACAGCGAGTGGGTGATAATCATGGACACAGGCGGTGATCCTACACGTGATGCTTCTTCTTGGTGTTACGTTCCGGAGCACCGACAGAGATGGCAGCGGTTCTGTCGTTGTCGTCGGTTACTTTATTGAACTTTGTTTCGCTTTACTTAAATTCATACACTTTTGCGCCACCAGCGGCCAATGAACACCATCACAGATGCTTGTTTAATGCGCGTATAAGCAGGCGAGTCTGTCCAGGAACTTCTGTGGAGTGAATCAATGAAAACTTGTGCCAATCACGTCCTCTCGAGGGATGGGCTGTGCCGATTGAAACTGAAATTCTCTCTAAGTTTAAATAAATGATCTGTAAGGTTTGAATTTTTCTATTGTCCTTGTAGTAGTGACAGGTGTTCCAAGAGTAGCAATGAACCTGTAAGTGTTAATTAGGTCGATTTGAACGTACGTAGTTGTCAGTTCTATGTACGAGTGTTGGTTTTCATCTGTTATCCTGATGCTTGACGAGGATGAGCtgcacaatgtttttttttccgagGCTGTTCCGTTCCCCTCGCTCTCCTCTCCGGCTTTGGCATTGGTCTGACTGGGGCTGGGCTTCTGTTCACGACTACAtaattgctacacacacacagacctcccCGCGACTCCAGCGGCGGAGAGGTTGTGTGCATGATGCAAAAACAATAGCACTTCCTTACCTTGTCTTGAAACACATTGGTTACCGCTGAACCACCGCCAGGGTTGGTTACTTAGCGTTAAAGAAAACCTCCAATGCGAGGGGTACTGAGTTAAGAGAGGCAGCGGCTGGCGGTGGTGCAGCGGGCGGCCACAAACGTGCACGGGGGAGGGACGAGGTGACGGTCAGGTTTGTACGCACCCTCGGTTACCGCGGCCAGAGTAGCCGCTTGAACCTGAGCTGTAGCCTGAGCCTGAGCCGTAGCCTGAGTAGCCCGAGTCGGCAGGGGTGGTCAGGAGGTAATAAAGGGCAATGGCTCCGGCGACACCCCACAGCAGGATGCCGGCGGAGAAGAGGAGcagggtggtgttgaaggtgacaAAGGAACCCGTGGAGGCATTGTTATAGATGAAGAACAGCCTTGGATCAGCTTCTTTACTAGCAGCGTCAGGCTGGTCCAAACTCAGGTCAGCATATGGGTAGTCGGATGCAAGGAcgcaggaggagaggagcagtGCCCCCAGAACATGCAGGAGCGTGCGGTTCATTCTCGCGTCTGCCGCAAGTCACTGCACTGGAAAAGGTGCCGCGTTGAGTTTCAGGGCAAGCTGGTGGACAGCGCCCGAACACCGAGACCGAGGGGAGTGGCCGGGGTGCAGTCTTTTCTTTTAGTGTGAATGGCGACCTATTGTGTCCAAAAGTGAGGTTGAGAAGGAGGTGAAAGTGAGTGAGCGCAATCTCTGGTCAATCAGTGGAAGGTCTTGGTGCACTGTGACCCTTGTACATAATGGACAAGGTTCCCGGAATCCTCCAGAAAACCTTGGCCATGCATAAGAATGAACCGCAGCGCCTGTGTCCTGCCGGGCCACCGACAGGAATGGGTGGGGGTAGTGgggggattgtggtggtggtggtggtggttgtggtggtggtggaggcagagggagggatgggggaggacaACATCTGGTGAGACAAACCATTGTGTGGAGAGGGGTCGAGGGAGGAAGGGTTCCAGGGGGGTGAGTCAAGGGGAGTCTAGGGTGGGGCGGGGTAAGGAAGACACCGCTATCTTAAGTTAAAAAAGACTAACAAAATTAACTGTTACATACGCTTTCCTGGCATAGGTGCCAGAGTATCCGGATCCGGAGCCGGAGTAGTCGTATTTGTTTAAATCATCTCCGGTAACGTAAAAGTAGGCAAGACAAATCAGGGCGCCAAGCACGATGATGCTTGTCACTCCGAGGATGAAGGAGGCGTAACCGACAGTGACAGTGGTTGTATTGGAGGTAACAAGGAAGAGCCTGCTTTCAGGGTCGTCATCTGCCACCACCGGATACTCGTCAAGTGCTTCTGGCGAGAATCCCTTGGCGCAGGTAGCAAGGCCAGCCACCAGGGCGAGGACTACCAGCGTGCGGTTCATTCGGAAGGGTACAGGGTAATCTGGAAGACCAGGGC
Proteins encoded in this window:
- the LOC126983955 gene encoding uncharacterized protein LOC126983955 isoform X4, producing MNRTLVVLALVAGLATCAKGFSPEALDEYPVVADDDPESRLFLVTSNTTTVTVGYASFILGVTSIIVLGALICLAYFYVTGDDLNKYDYSGSGSGYSGTYARKASFDPYAIDWEKFSIIDWIAIGEEAWRKFDPADLECQKRLICEIHQNTSRFGVPAARLVDLFSYLQYAEVLSLPDEIKALIEEYNDAADRGRSIQKDCGDVYTTCDFSVKQIMEKYSHNEI
- the LOC126983955 gene encoding uncharacterized protein LOC126983955 isoform X3; this encodes MNRTLLHVLGALLLSSCVLASDYPYADLSLDQPDAASKEADPRLFFIYNNASTGSFVTFNTTLLLFSAGILLWGVAGAIALYYLLTTPADSGYSGYGSGSGYSSGSSGYSGRGNRGSFDPYAIDWEKFSIIDWIAIGEEAWRKFDPADLECQKRLICEIHQNTSRFGVPAARLVDLFSYLQYAEVLSLPDEIKALIEEYNDAADRGRSIQKDCGDVYTTCDFSVKQIMEKYSHNEI
- the LOC126983955 gene encoding uncharacterized protein LOC126983955 isoform X1, giving the protein MLRTVLGCLLVASLALAAEAEDLDVDDGLVYDDEGRLLVVTMGTGATTTAFNLSSILNLLNPLNLPPAALAALLSLATIGAATAISIAVPLGVLHHHGYCGSGSGSGSGYGSGSGSDSSYGNSGGYSSYSSYRRSFDPYAIDWEKFSIIDWIAIGEEAWRKFDPADLECQKRLICEIHQNTSRFGVPAARLVDLFSYLQYAEVLSLPDEIKALIEEYNDAADRGRSIQKDCGDVYTTCDFSVKQIMEKYSHNEI